CAACGAGCATAGACTAGGTCTACGATGCCACCGATCAGCTACAGAAGGAGCAGAGCAAGACTGGACACCTTCGACACCTGTCCAAGATCGAGCCATTCTTAGACAGACTCAGAGAGGATAGTGGTGTGGTGGAGACATTTGTACAAGCAAAACCCGACATCCTCGCGTTAATCTGGGGTCCGATAAAGCTCCTCCTGCTATGGGGGGATGCCTTGACAAAGTCCTTCACTGCTATTTCAGACACTCTTGAGGAGGTCGGGTCTCTGTTACCCGAATTTTGCAAGGTCACAAGCATATTCACCGACAGCATTCACCTGCAAGAGATACTGGTCCTCTTTTTCCGAGACATACTCGACTTGTACCTGATCACCATCAAGTTCTTTAGCTTGCCTCGTAAGTTTCTCATGGCCTTGGCTACCTCGTAGAGGCAAACACTGACAGATAGCGATAGGGCTCAAACTTGTTTTTGAGGCGCTCTGGCCAAATCGAAGAGACGAGATAAAACTGGTCACAAAGCACATTGCCCGACACCGCGAGCTGATGCGGACCGAAGTTCGCCTCGAAGAGATTCGCGCTGCTGACGATGCCAGACAGCGGGAACTCAAACACTTCGCTCAGGCTGAAGAATCTGCCATCAGGCAGGAATATTCTACCCTCCGTGCCCACATCTCTCCCAGGACTTACGACCACGATCTGTACCGACACCATGCAGACGTCTGTGAGGGGACTGGAAAGTGGCTCTTTCGTGACCAGTCATTCAAAGACTGGGTAGACCATTCCAAGGGAACAACCCGGATTCTCTGGCTCAAGGGGATTCCAGGAGCCGGTAGGTTCACATCAAGATTTGAGAGAGCTATGGTATTCCGAGTACTAACGTCGTTCCTCAGGCAAAACACTGCTTGCAAGTAGTGTGATTAGACACACCCAGCCCCTCCACCTGACACTTTTCGCTTTCCTCACCTACAAGGATACCAGCACAACCGCTTTATCCATCTTTCATTCCTTGATCTTTCAACTTGCCTCGGAATCTATCGCCCTGCAGAAGGAGTTGTGTCAATCTGATCAGAAAAACCTGACGAACAGCCTCGAGACTTCGGCTAATCTTCTTCAATCACTGCTCGAATGCGCAGGCGTCGTCTGCGTGGTTATTGATGGCATTGACGAAATCGACCTATTTGAACGCTCGAGGCTCTTGAAGCAACTCCTCAAGCTGGGAGAGGCGTGTCAGAAGTGCCGAATTCTCCTCAGTAGTCGCTCTGAGGACGATATCAGTACCGCCTTACGAGGGAAGGTGGCAGAGATCAAGGTGGACCAGCGAAACGCCGGGAGTATTCAAGCATTCGTAAATCACTCGATGATGGATTGGCTCGATCAAAGACGCTTCACCCCAGAAGTGCGTCACGAAATCGAAGGCTGGGCTGCACCATTGGCGTCCAAGGCAAAAGGTAGCTGCGCTGCTTCCGAGGTGTTTTCTTATGTTTCTCCAGTGGATAGAACTAACAGTGCTTGACAAGGCATGTTCTTGTACGTCAAGGTGATCTTCGGCATGATTCAATACTTGGACAATGTGGACGAGATCCTCGATCAGCTGAAGCACCTTCCAGAATCCTTAGATGATGCGTAAGGATACATCCAATTTCCAGCTCTCCCTTTCGCCTAACTCTTCGAGCAGTTACGGGAGAATATTCCAACGACTCAACGCATCGACAGACAGCACTCTACGTCTGAAAGCTCATCGGATCCTGGGCTGGGTTAGTTGTGCACCGTCACCTATGACCAGGCATGAGCTAGAACAAGCTTTGGTAATCAACCCAGAGCAACCCGACCAAGAACCCAGAGTCAATTCGGAGCTCAATGTAGTTGAATTCTGCGGCCCAATTGTGGAAGTTATTGATGAATATGTGCAATTTGTTCACTTCACTGTCAAGGAGTAGGTTGCACCAAAGGAGTCGAGGTAACCGGCTAATCCCTATTTCATTCAGGTACATTTTCAACAAGAAAATCGACGGCTTCATCTCACTATCGGACATGGCCTTGGGGCTTGCTGTTCGTTGCATTAGCTACCTCTGCCAGGAGCATCACGACTTAGAATTTATTGAGGAAGAACTGGAAGACAACATACTCTCGGGAGCTTATCGGTTTCACAATTTCGCGGCTACGTACTGGTGGAGGCTGATCAAGCAATATCTGTCTCTATCCAAGGCGGCCTCAATCCCCGACAGCCTGAGAGACCAGTTGCAACAACTTCACGACACACGATTAGCAGATGGTTACCAACAAGCTGATCAAAAAATCGACATAGAGTTCAACATGAACGAGGCCATCCTAGCATTGAAGCCTGTACAGCCTAGCCTAGCAGAGATGCTCCGCAATGTCTCTCAATTCCAGAGTGCTTCCTCAAAAGCTGACTATCATCTCAAAAGTTGTGAGTGCAACGAGCCTCTGGACGACCTGATCTGCCTTGCTAATCGCCATTTTCAGCTGAACGATGGGTTCACCTTGACCCACTCACCATCTCCCGAGTCTCGATCGAATTACACCGGCGATTCAACACCAGTCTCTGCGGAACAGCGCACAATCAGCAAAAGATCGCCCACCATTACGGAGTCAACATTTTCAGATGTGGGTTTCTACGCT
This region of Fusarium falciforme chromosome 5, complete sequence genomic DNA includes:
- a CDS encoding NACHT domain-containing protein → MVDVDVVKNHEIQMLEVYDATDQLQKEQSKTGHLRHLSKIEPFLDRLREDSGVVETFVQAKPDILALIWGPIKLLLLWGDALTKSFTAISDTLEEVGSLLPEFCKVTSIFTDSIHLQEILVLFFRDILDLYLITIKFFSLPRLKLVFEALWPNRRDEIKLVTKHIARHRELMRTEVRLEEIRAADDARQRELKHFAQAEESAIRQEYSTLRAHISPRTYDHDLYRHHADVCEGTGKWLFRDQSFKDWVDHSKGTTRILWLKGIPGAGKTLLASSVIRHTQPLHLTLFAFLTYKDTSTTALSIFHSLIFQLASESIALQKELCQSDQKNLTNSLETSANLLQSLLECAGVVCVVIDGIDEIDLFERSRLLKQLLKLGEACQKCRILLSSRSEDDISTALRGKVAEIKVDQRNAGSIQAFVNHSMMDWLDQRRFTPEVRHEIEGWAAPLASKAKGMFLYVKVIFGMIQYLDNVDEILDQLKHLPESLDDAYGRIFQRLNASTDSTLRLKAHRILGWVSCAPSPMTRHELEQALVINPEQPDQEPRVNSELNVVEFCGPIVEVIDEYVQFVHFTVKEYIFNKKIDGFISLSDMALGLAVRCISYLCQEHHDLEFIEEELEDNILSGAYRFHNFAATYWWRLIKQYLSLSKAASIPDSLRDQLQQLHDTRLADGYQQADQKIDIEFNMNEAILALKPVQPSLAEMLRNVSQFQSASSKADYHLKSCECNEPLDDLICLANRHFQLNDGFTLTHSPSPESRSNYTGDSTPVSAEQRTISKRSPTITESTFSDVGFYAASSTVVVLAPSPIAVPMRKITTSRGNVTLLVAIMRRLDSSRGE